The Cyclobacteriaceae bacterium genome includes a region encoding these proteins:
- the dnaK gene encoding molecular chaperone DnaK has protein sequence MGKIIGIDLGTTNSCVAVMEGSEPVVIANSEGRRTTPSIVAFLDNGKGERKVGDPAKRQAITNPKNTVSSIKRFMGKKFAEVSGEMKMVSYGVESGSNDTVRVRIGDRLYTPQELSAMILQKMKSTAEDYLGTTVTEAIVTVPAYFNDAERQATKEAGQIAGLDVKRIINEPTAAALAYGLDKKSKDMKIAVYDLGGGTFDVSILELGDGVFEVKSTNGDVHLGGDDFDMRIMNWLADEFKSDKNIDLRKDPMALQRLKEAAEKAKIELSSSQETEINLPYITSVDGVPEHLVRKLSRAKFEQLCDDLIKRTLEPCRKAVADSGVSVGQIDEVILVGGSTRIPRIQEEVEKFFGKKPSKGVNPDEVVAVGAAIQGGVLTGEVKDVLLLDVTPLSLGIETMGGVFTKLIESNTTIPSKKSEVFSTASDSQPSVEIHVLQGEREMAQYNRTIGRFHLDGIPPAPRGMPKIEVTFDVDANGILHVSAKDQGTGKEQKIRIEASSGLTDAEIQKMKQEAQANAESDKKEKEKIEKINAADSLIFQTEKQLKEFGDKLSEGNKTAINGGLEKLKEAHKGQDITAIESAMEALNAAWQAASQEIYAASGAGAAGGPQAGAPTDGGNTGGATTGSADATDVEFEEVKK, from the coding sequence ATGGGAAAAATAATAGGAATAGACTTAGGAACGACCAACTCCTGCGTTGCCGTAATGGAAGGCAGCGAGCCGGTGGTCATTGCCAACAGCGAGGGAAGAAGGACAACACCTTCGATCGTCGCATTTTTAGATAACGGAAAAGGTGAACGCAAAGTGGGAGATCCTGCAAAGCGTCAGGCTATCACCAATCCAAAGAACACCGTTTCTTCCATCAAGCGTTTTATGGGGAAAAAATTCGCCGAAGTAAGTGGCGAAATGAAGATGGTAAGCTACGGAGTTGAAAGTGGAAGCAACGACACAGTGCGTGTTCGCATCGGTGATCGCTTATATACACCTCAGGAATTATCTGCAATGATCCTTCAGAAAATGAAGAGCACAGCAGAAGATTATCTTGGAACAACTGTTACCGAGGCAATCGTTACAGTTCCAGCATACTTTAATGATGCTGAACGTCAGGCAACAAAAGAAGCCGGACAGATCGCAGGTCTTGATGTAAAACGTATTATCAACGAACCGACAGCAGCAGCACTTGCTTACGGTCTTGATAAGAAAAGCAAAGACATGAAGATCGCTGTGTATGACCTTGGTGGTGGTACATTCGACGTGTCAATCCTTGAATTGGGAGATGGTGTATTTGAAGTGAAGTCAACCAATGGTGATGTTCACCTTGGTGGTGACGACTTTGATATGCGCATCATGAACTGGCTTGCTGATGAATTCAAGTCAGATAAGAATATTGATTTAAGAAAAGATCCAATGGCGCTTCAACGCCTGAAGGAAGCAGCAGAAAAAGCCAAGATTGAATTATCAAGCTCGCAGGAGACTGAAATCAATCTTCCTTACATCACTTCTGTGGATGGTGTACCTGAGCACTTGGTAAGAAAACTCAGCCGCGCAAAGTTTGAACAACTTTGTGATGACTTGATCAAGAGAACATTGGAGCCATGCCGCAAAGCGGTTGCTGACTCAGGTGTTTCTGTTGGACAAATTGATGAAGTGATCCTGGTAGGAGGTTCTACCCGTATCCCAAGAATTCAGGAAGAAGTAGAAAAATTCTTCGGCAAGAAACCATCCAAGGGAGTTAATCCTGATGAAGTGGTAGCAGTAGGTGCTGCGATCCAGGGTGGTGTATTGACAGGAGAAGTTAAGGATGTGTTATTGCTGGATGTTACTCCACTTTCATTGGGTATCGAAACAATGGGTGGTGTATTCACGAAGCTCATTGAATCCAACACAACGATTCCTTCAAAGAAATCAGAAGTGTTTTCAACAGCATCTGATAGTCAGCCATCTGTAGAAATACATGTATTGCAAGGCGAGCGCGAGATGGCGCAATACAATCGTACGATCGGAAGATTCCACCTGGATGGAATTCCTCCAGCACCGCGCGGTATGCCAAAGATTGAAGTAACATTTGATGTGGATGCGAATGGTATCCTTCATGTGTCTGCAAAAGATCAGGGTACTGGCAAAGAGCAGAAGATCAGAATTGAAGCTTCCAGCGGTTTAACCGATGCGGAAATTCAAAAGATGAAGCAGGAGGCACAAGCCAATGCAGAATCTGATAAGAAGGAAAAGGAAAAGATCGAAAAGATCAACGCGGCTGATTCACTCATCTTCCAGACTGAAAAACAGTTGAAAGAATTTGGTGATAAACTTTCAGAAGGAAACAAGACCGCCATCAACGGTGGACTTGAAAAATTGAAGGAAGCACATAAGGGTCAGGACATCACAGCGATTGAAAGCGCTATGGAAGCTCTTAACGCTGCGTGGCAGGCTGCTTCTCAGGAAATCTATGCAGCATCTGGTGCAGGTGCAGCAGGTGGTCCTCAGGCAGGTGCTCCAACCGATGGCGGCAACACAGGTGGTGCAACTACCGGAAGTGCTGATGCAACGGATGTAGAGTTTGAGGAAGTAAAGAAGTAA